The Anguilla anguilla isolate fAngAng1 chromosome 19, fAngAng1.pri, whole genome shotgun sequence genome has a segment encoding these proteins:
- the LOC118219138 gene encoding patatin-like phospholipase domain-containing protein 2 isoform X4: MFDFEGEWSISFAGCGFLGIYYVGLSCCFLERAPFLLKGVKRIYGASSGALTATVLILGLPLVNCCRDLMVMAKAARVRRLGPLHPSCNLAKIVRDSLDRDLPEDAHVLATGRLCVSLTRMSDGQNVIVSEFGTRQELIQALVCSCFIPGFFGLIPPSFRGVRYMDGALSNNQPQYQLKDTLTVAPFCGDCVICPRDDGFSLRTVRVCSASYRVSLRNLRRLARVFFPPDPKVMAEICQSGYKDGLQFLKDNNLLTSQSLCARLSAPDETGPTPAGCCGDEDDALEPWTNEESSSSKDGHWWLDEQTIDCLPVPIKKVLCEACREKHSLYAQVTDLLPVRVASYMLLPYTLPVQSAYSLAQRLVRLIPAVAEEVKWLFETCGELYRQTLEAEGLEAAGEAPLCWDSPPALDLRPGEDSPPRCLAAEATPPCLSDSVSIAAGKSASPPAAVNAWTLFLGWVVGWMSPVTFDPTL; the protein is encoded by the exons ATGTTTGACTTCGAAGGAGAGTGGAGCATTTCTTTCGCAGGCTGTGGATTTTTGGGGATTTATTACGTCGGGCTTTCTTGCTGCTTTCTGGAAAGAGCCCCCTTTCTGCTGAAGGGAGTGAAGAGGATCTACGGCGCTTCCTCTGGGGCGCTTACTGCGACCGTCTTGATCCTCGGCCTGCCCTTGG TAAATTGCTGTAGGGACTTAATGGTGATGGCTAAGGCAGCCAGGGTTAGGCGACTGGGCCCCCTGCACCCCAGCTGCAACCTGGCGAAGATCGTCCGGGACTCCCTGGACCGGGACCTGCCCGAGGACGCCCACGTCCTGGCCACCGGGCGCCTTTGCGTGTCTCTCACGCGCATGTCTGACGGACAGAACGTGATTGTGTCCGAGTTCGGCACGAGGCAGGAACTCATCCAG GCTCTGGTCTGCAGCTGCTTCATCCCTGGCTTCTTTGGTCTGATCCCTCCCTCTTTCCGTGGAGTG cggtaCATGGACGGGGCCCTCAGTAACAACCAGCCGCAGTACCAGCTGAAGGACACGCTCACCGTGGCCCCGTTCTGCGGCGACTGCGTCATCTGTCCCCGCGACGACGGCTTCAGCCTGCGCACGGTGCGGGTGTGCAGCGCCAGCTACCGCGTCAGCCTGCGCAACCTGCGCCGCCTCGCCAGGGTCTTCTTCCCGCCCGACCCCAAG GTCATGGCTGAGATCTGCCAGAGTGGGTACAAAGATGGTCTTCAGTTCCTCAAAGACAACA ACCTCCTGACCTCTCAGAGTTTGTGTGCCCGCCTTTCCGCCCCCGACGAGACGGGCCCCACGCCCGCCGGTTGCTGTGGTGACGAGGATGACGCATTGGAGCCCTGGACCAATGAGGAGTCATCGTCGTCAAAGGACGGGCACTGGTGGCTGGATGAACAAACCATTGACTGCCTGCCAGTGCCTATTAAAAAAG TGCTCTGTGAGGCCTGTAGGGAGAAGCACAGCCTGTACGCTCAGGTGACAGACCTGCTCCCTGTGCGCGTGGCCTCCTACATGCTGCTGCCCTACACACTCCCAGTGCAGTCTGCTTACTCCTTAGCTCAGAG gcTGGTGCGGCTGATACCGGCGGTGGCGGAGGAGGTGAAGTGGCTGTTTGAGACGTGCGGGGAGCTGTACAGGCAGACGCTGGAGGCCGAGGGCCTGGAGGCCGCTGG TGAGGCCCCCCTGTGCTGGGacagcccccccgccctcgACCTGCGCCCGGGAGAGGACTCGCCACCCCGTTGCCTAGCGGCGGAAGCCACGCCCCCGTGCTTGAGCGACTCCGTTTCCATAGCTGCCGGGAAGAGCGCCTCTCCGCCTGCCGCGGTAAACGCCTGGACGCTGTTTCTCGGATGGGTGGTAGGGTGGATGAGTCCTGTCACCTTTGACCCCACCTTGTGA